Within Dysosmobacter sp. Marseille-Q4140, the genomic segment CACCATTGCGCGCCTCTCCTGCCTGCTGGACAGCCGGGCCGCCAACGCCGATGTGGAGGGCCGGGGGCTGAAGAACACCGGCGGCTATATCTTCTATGACGGCAACAACCTCAACTGGCTGGATCCGTCCAAGGAGGGGACCCGGACGTATGTGGGCCAGCTGGCGGTGGAATGCGCCGCCCTGGGCTTTGACGAGATCCTGCTGACGGATGTTTCCTTCCCCACGGTGGGCAAGCTGGACAAGATCCAGTACCCGGAGGAGGGCATGGAGGCCAGCCTCAGCGGGCTGCTGACGGCCCTGCGCGCCGCTTTGGACCAGGCTGGGTACGAGGATGTGCTGCTGTCGGTGGAACTGCCGGCGGAGACGATCCTCACCGGCCGGGATGAGACGGCGGGACTGGTGCTGGCGGAGATCGCACCCCTGACGGATCGGATCTATGCCCGGACCATTGCCGCTCAGGCCCAGGAACTGTCCGATGCCGTGACGGCGGCGGGCGGCGAAACGTTTGTGCCGGAGCTGCAGGCTCAGCCACAGGATCTGAAGACGTATCTGGTAGAGGCATCCTGATGGGAGCACAGCCCATTGCATCGCACCCCCCGGCGGGAATCTCCCGCCGGGGGGTGCTGCGCTATGGAGCGATCAGTCCTTCTTTTGCAGCAGGCGCCACAAGGTCGTGCGGCTGATGCCCAGCCGTTTGGCGGCTGCCGTCTGGTTGCCGCCGGTTTCCTCCAGCACCCGCACGGCCACGTCCCGGCTGATCTGCTCCAGCGTCCGGTTCAGATCCAGAGGGGCGGAGGCGTTCTCCGCCCGGGGAGAAAATGCGCCCATGTGCCGCTCTTTGCGGAGGATGCGGCGCACGTCATCTCCTGAGATCATCTGACCGGCGGCAACCACCGCCAGCTCGCCCACGACCCGGCGGAACTGGGTGTAATTGTGCGGCCAGTGAAAGGATTGCAGCAGGGCCATGGCCTCCGGGTCCGCGCCTACCAGCTGCCGGGGGAGATCTGCGTTGAGATGGCTCAAAGACCGGTTGACCAGAGCGGGGATCTTCTCGGCCATCGACCGCAGGGGCGGAAGGAACAGCGACAGGCAGCACAGCCTGTCCATAAACAATGAGCCTGCGGCGGAGGTATACTCTCCCGGCTGACACACGCAGGAGAAGATGACCCGGTTGCGGCGGCATACGTCCATCTCCGTGAGAGCCGCCAGCAGCTGCCGGCGCCGCTCCCCGGGCAGGGCGTCAATGCTGGCAAAATAGAGGGTGGAGCCCTCGTCTGCCAGGGGGGAGTTGTGGTGTTCCAGCAGGAACGTCCAGCTTTTGTCATTGAGCAGACTGCAATTTACCGATATCAGGGGATTGCGCCGCAGGGGGCCGTGTATGTACAGCAGGCTGACCACGGACTCCTTTCCCGTTCCGTCCTCACCGGTGACCAGCACCGGGGCGCCGCTGCCGCTGATGCGGGCGATATCCTCCTGAAGATCGCTGAGGGACGCGGCAAAGCTGAAAATGCTGTCGCAGTAAGCGGCCTCCGCCTCCGGACGGGTGATAAAGCGAATGCCCGCCTGACTGGGCGACAGCGGAGAGCGTCTGGCCACAAAGAAAAAGGCGGTGTGGCGGCCGCTGCCCGAGGAGATCTGCCGGGAGCGGATGGAATACAGCATGCCGCCCAGATTCCGGGTGATGCGCCGCTCTCCTTCCCTTTGGGATTCCGGCAGCTCCCGCCGCAGCAGCTCCAGCAGGTCCGGAGAGGGGTTGTCCAGGGTGGAGAGAAAAAGTTCGCCGCTTTCTTCAAAAACCATGGTCTGACCGATCTGCCCATGGAGCAGTTCCCGGAAAAAGAGGTTTTCCTCCCGGAGCCGGGCCTGGCTGCGGCAAAGGGCCATAGCGCGCTCAAAAGCCTGACGCACGCTGTCGGCACCGGAGGTAATCAAAAACGAGTTCAGGCCCAGCCGCTTGGCGGCGGCGTTGGCGACGGCGTCGCAGAGGACGGTCTCATAATGCTCCGCCCTCAGCGCGGCCAGCACCGGCTCCACCTCCTCTGCACAGTTCACGGTGCGGATGTCGATGTCATAGCCCATCAGATCGCACAGCATCCGGGCGTTGGCGGTGATATTGTCAAAGGAGACCATGGCCGCCTTTTGGGCCTGTGCGGAAATTCCCGCCAGTTTCAGCGTGCACAGCAGGTCATAGGTGGATACGGGGATCTCGACGACCGGCAAAGGCAGGTTTTGCTTGAGCATTTTGGCGGTGCCGCCCCGGGAGATGATCACATCATAATCGCCATGGAAGTTGCTGCGGGCGATTTCCAGCCCCTGCTCCAGATCTCCCACAAGCAGTGTCAGATCCATCTGCGGGTACTCCTCTGCCAGAGCGGACATCAGGGATTTCATCCCCTCAAAGGGAGCGATCCCCAGGACCCGATAGTTGCCGTCCATAACTGCCTCCAAAACTGTTTAAAATTTAAACACATTATACCAAATCCACAAAAACAGAACAATCCTTTTTCAACGTGTTTCAAAGATAAACGCTTTGGAGGAGAAAAAAGGTTGCTGCATCATGTGCAGATTTGTAAAATAGAAGCTGTAATTGCGGAGAAAATGTAAGGTTTCTTGATGTTTCAAATGTGAACGACAGCGGGAGGCGGCGACATGGTTGACTTGCTGATTATTGCCGATGATTTTACCGGAGCGCTGGATACCGGTGTGCAGTTTGCCGCTCGCGGTGCGGCCACCAGCGTGATAACGGATCCGTCCTTTGATTTTGCCGGCGTGGATGCGGGGGTTCGGGTGCTGGTGCTGGATGCGGAAACCCGGCATCTGGCTCCTGAAAGAGCCTATGCCTTGGTCCGGCAGGCGGCAGCCCGGGCGCTGGATGCGGGGATCCGCTGCATTTACAAAAAGACAGATTCCGCCCTGCGGGGAAATGTGGGCGCCGAGCTGGCGGCGGTGCTGGACGCGGCCGGAGCAGACCGCATGCCCTTTGTCCCCGCCTTTCCCAAGATCCGCCGTATCACCCGGGACGGCATCCACTTCATTGACGGCGTACCGGTGGCGCAGAGCGTGTTCGGTCAGGATCCCTTTGATCCGGTGCGCCACTCCCGGGTATCAGAGATCCTGGGGGAGCAGACCGCTGCTCCGGTGATCCGGCGCAAAGCCGGGGATCCGGGAAACGATCTGCCCGGCATCCAGGTGTTTGACGCGGCCAGCGATGAGGATTTGGCCGCCATCGGCCGCCAGCTGGGCGCGGCGGGGGTGCGGCTGTCCGCCGGCTGCGCCGGCTTTGCGGCGGTGGTGGCGGATCTGCTGGCCCTGGAGGGGGCGCCTCCCCAGATCCCGGAACTGCACGCGCCCTTTTTTGTGGTCTGCGGCAGTGTGAACCCGGTGACTATCCGCCAGCTGGACGCGGCAGAGCAGGCGGGATTTCCCCGCCACCGGCTTTTGCCGGAGGAAAAGCTCCTGCCGGAATGGCTGGACAGTGCGGCCTGCGCCGCTGCTGTGCAGGACCTGCTGGCTTCAGCCAAACAGGAGGGCCGCTGTATCCTGGACAGCAACGATCCCCCGGAGAACAGCGCCGCGGCCCGGGACTTTGCCGCCGGGCGGGGCATGGATATTGAGGAGGTCCGGATCCGGATCTCCGGCACCATGGGGGGCGTGATGAAGCGGCTGCTGGACAGCGGCCTGGAGGCCACGCTGATGTGCTCCGGCGGCGACACCCTTCTGGCGCTGATGCGTGCCGTGGATGTGGCGGAGCTGATCCCCGTATGTGAATTGGCCACAGGCGTCGTGCTCACGTATTTTGTTTACCGTGGAAAAACCCATCCCATCATTGCCAAATCCGGCGGTTTCGGAGAGCCGGACCTGCTGTGCAGACTGGAGGAGCGGATCTGCACCGGAGCAGATCGTAAAGCACCTCCCCACCAGTCTCACTGAGTCCGGCGTGCCCGGAGAGGATCTGGAGGCCTCCGGCATGGAGGTCACCCGGCTGCTGGTGAGCAACATGCGCGAGGTGACGCCCGACGATGCGCGGAGCATCTATCTGGAGGTGCTGTGAGGGACGTCCTTGACGGATATCTTCTGGGCACAGGCGGAGAAGAACTGTAAAAAACAGGAGACAGGCCGGCGGAACCGGCCTGCACAAAGAGAAAGGAAGCATCATCATGGAAAAACCGATCCTTGGCATCTCTATGGGAGATCCCTTCGGCAACGGCCCGGAGATCACGGTCAAGGCGCTGGCTGACAAGCGCATTTATGACCGCTGCCGCCCCCTGGTAGTGGGCGACGCCGCCAGCATGGAGTACGCCGCAAAGGTCGCGGAGAAGCTCTCCGGCGTTCACCTGACGATCCGGCCCGTCAGCTCTGTGGCTGAGGCACAGTTCCGGTACGGCACCATCGACGTATATGACATGGGGATCGTCAAGGCCGGAGATATCCCCTGCGACCCTGCCGATCCCAGGCCCTTTGGGCTGGGAGCCACCGCCCTGGGCGGCGAGGCGGCCTTTTCGTATGTGGTGAAGGTGATTGAGCTGGCGATGGCCGGCGAGGTGGATGCCACCATCACCAACGCCATCAGCAAGGAGGCCATCAACATGGCCGGTCACCACTATTCCGGCCATACGGAGATCTACGCCGATTACACCCACACCTCCAAGTACACCATGATGCTGGCGCACAATGATCTGCGCGTGGTGCATGTCTCCACCCACGTCTCCCTGCGGGAGGCCTGCGAGCGGGTGAAGAAGGACCGGGTGCTGGATGTGATCCGCATTGCCAACGACGGCTGCAAGGCCATCGGTA encodes:
- a CDS encoding PrpR N-terminal domain-containing protein — translated: MDGNYRVLGIAPFEGMKSLMSALAEEYPQMDLTLLVGDLEQGLEIARSNFHGDYDVIISRGGTAKMLKQNLPLPVVEIPVSTYDLLCTLKLAGISAQAQKAAMVSFDNITANARMLCDLMGYDIDIRTVNCAEEVEPVLAALRAEHYETVLCDAVANAAAKRLGLNSFLITSGADSVRQAFERAMALCRSQARLREENLFFRELLHGQIGQTMVFEESGELFLSTLDNPSPDLLELLRRELPESQREGERRITRNLGGMLYSIRSRQISSGSGRHTAFFFVARRSPLSPSQAGIRFITRPEAEAAYCDSIFSFAASLSDLQEDIARISGSGAPVLVTGEDGTGKESVVSLLYIHGPLRRNPLISVNCSLLNDKSWTFLLEHHNSPLADEGSTLYFASIDALPGERRRQLLAALTEMDVCRRNRVIFSCVCQPGEYTSAAGSLFMDRLCCLSLFLPPLRSMAEKIPALVNRSLSHLNADLPRQLVGADPEAMALLQSFHWPHNYTQFRRVVGELAVVAAGQMISGDDVRRILRKERHMGAFSPRAENASAPLDLNRTLEQISRDVAVRVLEETGGNQTAAAKRLGISRTTLWRLLQKKD
- a CDS encoding four-carbon acid sugar kinase family protein, coding for MVDLLIIADDFTGALDTGVQFAARGAATSVITDPSFDFAGVDAGVRVLVLDAETRHLAPERAYALVRQAAARALDAGIRCIYKKTDSALRGNVGAELAAVLDAAGADRMPFVPAFPKIRRITRDGIHFIDGVPVAQSVFGQDPFDPVRHSRVSEILGEQTAAPVIRRKAGDPGNDLPGIQVFDAASDEDLAAIGRQLGAAGVRLSAGCAGFAAVVADLLALEGAPPQIPELHAPFFVVCGSVNPVTIRQLDAAEQAGFPRHRLLPEEKLLPEWLDSAACAAAVQDLLASAKQEGRCILDSNDPPENSAAARDFAAGRGMDIEEVRIRISGTMGGVMKRLLDSGLEATLMCSGGDTLLALMRAVDVAELIPVCELATGVVLTYFVYRGKTHPIIAKSGGFGEPDLLCRLEERICTGADRKAPPHQSH
- the pdxA gene encoding 4-hydroxythreonine-4-phosphate dehydrogenase PdxA, which encodes MEKPILGISMGDPFGNGPEITVKALADKRIYDRCRPLVVGDAASMEYAAKVAEKLSGVHLTIRPVSSVAEAQFRYGTIDVYDMGIVKAGDIPCDPADPRPFGLGATALGGEAAFSYVVKVIELAMAGEVDATITNAISKEAINMAGHHYSGHTEIYADYTHTSKYTMMLAHNDLRVVHVSTHVSLREACERVKKDRVLDVIRIANDGCKAIGIREPKIAVAGLNPHCGENGMFGTEEIEEIQPAIDAAMAEGIIIPEKKPTPPDTVFSKALGGWYDIVVAMYHDQGHIPLKVKGFVYNRALGHWDAVAGVNVTLGLPIIRASVDHGTGFGHAGDGHANELSLINAMDYGIRMANAKKGC